GTAGGGAATTCATTGCGTGAATTATTGGGAAAAGCAAGATCAACTTTACCATTGGCGGTTAGATAGTTACCAACTTGTAGGGAAGGGACTAGCAAATTCCTGCCATCCCATGTCAGATTAGCAACGATCGCATCAGGAACTTCCGTCAACCCTTGTGGTAATCGCACAACACCATCAGCAGTAATATCAGCTAAGGAAAAACCACCGCGATCACTTCGCAAGTTGATCAACCCTTCGAGAATACCTTTCTGATTCATCAGGAAAGCGGATAACGGAATACCATTGCTATTTAGTTGGGATTTCCAAGCACCACTAACAATATTGTAAGTACCTGCTAGCCCAATCTCGCCAATGGGAAAGCGCACCCTTGTATTCCGAATTGTGGCTAATCCATCCGCCAGAAACACCTCTCCTCTGGTAGGATAGGTGGCATTAGGAGCCTCAATCTGTGCCAAAATTTGCGGATTTGCTAAAGCTCCAGTGATTTGCAAAGAACTTGTAATTTGCCCAATGGTGATGGGCAGTTTCGCGCCATATAGCTTGGTAAATTCTTCGGCAACTCCCACGAGGCTAGAGGTAAATAGAATTTCCGCAGGTTGATTTTTTTGAGGTAAGCGGATCTGACCTTCGCCTGTGAGAGTTGCGCCTGTGGATGCGGCTTGGAATTTCTTGATTTGGAGTGTATTGAGATCTTTGAGTTCGATCGTAGCTAAGAAGCGATCAACAGTCACTCGATCAAAGGTAACGACTTTAGGGGTAGTAATGTTGAGCGATAGGGATGGGTTTTGGGCTGTTCCCGTGAGTTTGCCTGCTAGCTTCACCTCACCTGCGATCGCCACAGGGGTTTTGATGTCAAAACTTTCAAGCCCTTTCGCGAGATCCAGTATGGCACTGGTAAAATTCAAGTTAAAGCCCTTTTGTTGATTAAATGTGCCATCAACAGTTGTGGTCAACAAGCCATAATTTGCGGAAAATTCCTTAAGGGTTGCATCATTCCCATCAAAGCTAAGCTGTCCCGAAATTTCGGTAATTGGTTTGATTAATTGTGGAGACTTAATGGCTCCGTCACTCAGTTGGGCGGTAACCGATATAGTGGGACTCTCTTTCTCCGCAATTAGAGAGATCGTCGCTTCGGCATCAAGTAGCCCTTGCTGAATTTCTACGGGCAAGTTAACGGCAAATCCTTGAACTGCGGCAACTTGTAATTTCTGAGACTTGAGATCAACTGTCCCTTGTCCTTTGGTCAAATCCCAATCAACCGCAAAAATGACGCTACCTTTATCGCCTTCCTTGTCAGCAATGGCTGTCTCGATCGCTTTTTTTAACTGCTCAGGATTTGGCGGGGTAGCGATCGCCGCAAGATTGGGTAAAGTTACGCGCCCCTTACCATTCATTTTCAAACTTTGATTGTTAGGATCGGTGATCTTCCAATTGCTATCGATCTGCACTTGACTGAGAGACACTAGCTCACCTTTATCGATCGTTTGGATGGTGATCTGAGCATCCCGAAAAGTAAGCGTCCGCAAATCAACAAATCCTTCTTTGGTCTGTGGATCGGGCGGTGTGAGTTTAGGTAATTGCAGTAAACCTGTAACATCCTGCTTTAAAAATACCTGTGGCTGCTCCGCGATCGCATCAATACCAATTTGGCGACGGGTCAAATAACTCCAGAGATCAACATTAACTTCGATCGCTTCAACAGCCAAGAAATTCGACTCTTGATCGGTGGGCGGGATCAGAGATTTGCCAAACCTGACACTCGAAAAGCTAACTCGTTCAACTTTTCCTAGCTGTAAAGGACGCTTGAGAGACTTAGAAAGCTCAGTTTGTAATAGCGGCGACAATTGCTCATTTAGAAAATAGCGTCCATACCAAAAAGCACCTAAGCTAGTTGCTGTAAATGCGATCGCAAGTCCCACACCTACACGCCCTAATTTTTTGGCGAATGTAGAGTTGGTTGGTCTCTGCGGCGGTAGTTGAGCCTGTCCCACAATATTTCACTCCATTGATGCCCTCACGACACCATTTTACATATGTTCGCCTTGTAGCGGTTTGCCAATTTTATAGCTGTCGCCACAACCCAGAAGACTAGTTGCGGCGCTTTGCGCCGCAACTAGTCTTCTGGGTTGTGATCCTAACAAGACTGGCGACAACGCGACAATTATGAAAGCGCTAATAAGCAAAGCTTTTAAAAAATATCAGCTTTTATTTACCAAGTAAAGCTCAATCATTACAGTCCAGTAACTCAAAAGCCAGTCTTGCTTATTCCTGCGACTTCGGCGCAAGAATAAGCTTTAGCCAAAACGATAGCCTTTGCCATACACCGTATTGATCAAAGAAATTTGGCGATCGCGATCAATTTTGCGGCGCAATAACTTGATCTGAGCCGCGAGAGCGTTACTAGTGGGAATATCTTCTCCTTCTTTCCAGAGATGTTGGGAGATCTGCTCATGACTTAGTAATTGATTGGGCTGCAACATAAAATATTCTAAGAGTTGATATTCTCTCTCGGTTAAAGCGATCGCCACTTGATCTCGGTATACGACTTGATTATCGCGATCAAGTTCCAAATCTCCATAACTTAATTTTGCTGGTTCACTAGTTAAGGCGATCGGCAATGGTACACGTCTTAGTAAAGCTCTTACTCGTGCTAGCAATTCTCGCAATTCAAAGGGTTTAACTAGATAGTCATCGGCTCCACTATCTAGCCCTGTCACGCGATCGTCAAGAGTATCTTTGGCTGTAAGAATCAGAACTGGGGTGCTATCTCCTTTTTGGCGCAATTGGCTGCAAATCTCAACTCCCGATTTCTCTGGCATCATCCAATCCAAAATCAATAGGTCATAACCACCTGTCTGAGCTAACTCCCATCCGCGATCGCCACTATTAGCACTATCAACCGCATAACCCTGATTTGTTAAAATCCGTTGTAATGGTTCAGCGAGTTCTTCTTCATCATCTACCAATAGGATTCGCATAAATCTCCATCATTGCCGCAATTTTAATTATAAAACCGATTTTTGGTAGCGCGGCAAAGCCGCGCTACCAAAAATCGGTTCTGAATTTGACTAAGTGTCCCTAACTTGCCATTTTTAGTAATAGTGCTGAATCCAGTAAAAACACAGTTTGCGGATCAGATTTTTTGATGGAAACTTGCATCATGTGACTAGCTATGCCGAGCGTGTCGCGATCGCGATATTCGGCTGGCACTGGTTGTAACTTATGCACAGGAACATCTTCTACATTAGGTAAAGCGGCGATCGTAAGACCATACAAGCTATATTTACCTGCAAAAATAACCAAAAAACCTTTAGTTAGATTGACCTCTTGATTATAAATTTGCTTATATAAATCAATCACTACAACTTCTTGATCTTCATAGGTCGTTATTCCCAGTAACTTATTACCACTGCGATGAATTTGAGGTAAAGGAATAATCCGCACTACACTATCAATACCCATCGCTAAATTGAGATTTCCCATTGAGAAGATCAGGAATTTAAGTGTCTCTTCTTTCTTTTTATTGCTAAGCATTGTAGTTAATTATAATTTCGTATATCGCAAATCTCAGAAACCATTTAGGAATTGTCTAGATCCCCCCCAGCCCCCCTTAAAAAGGGGGGAGAATTTAATTCTTCCCCCTTTTTAAGGGGGGATTGAGGGGGATCTCTTAGAATTTTTAACATTAGCAAGTAATTGTTGAATAGTTTCTCAGGATGGTGGGTCACAGACAAGGGGCTTAAGCCCCTTGTTCATCTAGCATCACCTATACAAGGAGGCTTTGAATAGTTTTGCTTAGTTCTTGCTCTAGATAGGGTTTAGTGAGATATCCTGAAGCACCAAGCATCTGAGCCACA
This genomic stretch from Pseudanabaena galeata CCNP1313 harbors:
- the rppA gene encoding two-component system response regulator RppA; translated protein: MRILLVDDEEELAEPLQRILTNQGYAVDSANSGDRGWELAQTGGYDLLILDWMMPEKSGVEICSQLRQKGDSTPVLILTAKDTLDDRVTGLDSGADDYLVKPFELRELLARVRALLRRVPLPIALTSEPAKLSYGDLELDRDNQVVYRDQVAIALTEREYQLLEYFMLQPNQLLSHEQISQHLWKEGEDIPTSNALAAQIKLLRRKIDRDRQISLINTVYGKGYRFG
- a CDS encoding chemotaxis protein CheW produces the protein MLSNKKKEETLKFLIFSMGNLNLAMGIDSVVRIIPLPQIHRSGNKLLGITTYEDQEVVVIDLYKQIYNQEVNLTKGFLVIFAGKYSLYGLTIAALPNVEDVPVHKLQPVPAEYRDRDTLGIASHMMQVSIKKSDPQTVFLLDSALLLKMAS